The following are encoded together in the Daucus carota subsp. sativus chromosome 5, DH1 v3.0, whole genome shotgun sequence genome:
- the LOC108219710 gene encoding fatty acid hydroperoxide lyase, chloroplastic, which produces MMIQKVVCCATPPVATPTSVPPQRTTSLPVRTIPGGYGWPVVGPLGDRLSYFWFEGPATYFKKRIEEHKSTVFRTNMPPTFPFFTGVNPNVIAVLDCKSFAHMFDMELVEKKNILIGDFMPSTGFTGDMRVCAYLDTSEPKHTQVKKFAMEILKRSSKIWVPTVTSNLDTMWDSIEAGISESGSVTPLAQLQQFIFNFLTICLIGADPAKSPEVAEKGYMWLDAWLALQVLPITNIPTLQPLVEIFLHSFAYPSFLVSGGYNKLVEFVEKEGQEVLELAQTEFGLSKAEALHNLIFILGFNAFGGFSVFLPSIFSALGNDTTGLQQKLRNEVKEKIGTNSLSFDSVRQLDLVNSFVYETLRLNPPVALQYARARKDFTLSSHDSAFEIKKGELLCGYQPQVMRDEKVFDEPEKFVADRFTKEKGSELLSYLFWSNGPQTGSPSESNKQCAAKDYVTLTSSIIVAHMFQRYESVKIDSSGAISDYEAAK; this is translated from the exons ATGATGATCCAAAAAGTAGTTTGTTGCGCAACGCCACCGGTTGCGACACCAACATCAGTACCACCGCAGCGAACGACATCGCTGCCGGTCCGTACCATCCCCGGAGGGTACGGATGGCCGGTGGTTGGGCCGTTAGGGGACAGGTTATCGTATTTTTGGTTCGAGGGACCAGCTACTTATTTTAAGAAGAGAATAGAGGAGCATAAGAGCACGGTGTTTCGGACAAATATGCCACCAACGTTTCCGTTTTTCACGGGAGTGAATCCGAATGTGATAGCCGTGCTAGACTGCAAGTCATTTGCGCATATGTTTGATATGGAACTTGTTGAGAAGAAGAACATTCTTATTGGAGATTTCATGCCTAGTACTGGCTTCACTGGCGATATGCGTGTCTGCGCTTACCTTGATACTTCTGAACCTAAACACACTCAG GTCAAGAAATTCGCGATGGAGATTCTAAAACGAAGCTCAAAGATATGGGTCCCGACCGTGACCTCAAACCTAGACACAATGTGGGACTCCATCGAGGCCGGTATCTCCGAATCCGGCTCCGTGACTCCCCTCGCCCAGCTCCAACAATTCATCTTCAACTTCCTCACAATTTGCCTCATTGGAGCCGATCCTGCAAAATCACCAGAAGTAGCTGAAAAAGGTTACATGTGGCTCGACGCATGGCTTGCCCTCCAAGTCCTTCCCATTACGAACATACCAACGTTACAACCTCTCGTTGAAATTTTCTTGCATTCTTTTGCGTATCCTTCTTTTCTCGTCTCTGGCGGTTATAATAAGCTCGTCGAGTTCGTTGAAAAAGAAGGCCAAGAAGTTCTCGAGCTGGCTCAGACCGAGTTCGGGTTAAGTAAAGCAGAAGCCCTACATAACCTAATTTTTATCCTAGGGTTTAATGCATTTGGTGGATTTAGTGTTTTTTTACCGTCTATTTTTAGTGCCCTGGGAAATGATACCACAGGGTTGCAACAAAAATTACGAAACGAGGTCAAGGAAAAAATCGGGACTAACTCGTTGAGTTTCGACTCGGTAAGACAACTCGACTTGGTTAACTCGTTTGTTTACGAGACACTTAGGCTCAACCCGCCCGTGGCATTACAATATGCGAGGGCTAGGAAAGATTTTACGCTGAGTTCGCATGACTCGGCATTCGAGATAAAGAAAGGAGAGCTGCTTTGTGGATATCAGCCTCAGGTTATGAGAGATGAGAAAGTGTTTGATGAGCCTGAGAAATTTGTGGCGGACAGGTTTACTAAAGAGAAGGGGAGCGAGTTACTGAGTTATTTGTTTTGGTCGAATGGGCCACAGACCGGGTCACCCAGCGAGTCGAACAAGCAATGTGCTGCCAAAGATTATGTAACGCTCACTAGTTCAATTATCGTGGCTCATATGTTTCAGAGGTACGAGTCTGTTAAGATTGATTCTTCTGGAGCAATCTCGGACTATGAAGCGGCTAAATAA
- the LOC108222855 gene encoding probable plastidic glucose transporter 1 isoform X2: protein MTLTAVFTPPAITTKYSNTTSLHINTSSTLIYSPFHFLFSSTKLTICAAKKKHHHLSEFISHKPDGENIRMQDKESSEDDDDDDLGWLPCFPHVLTASMSNFLFGFHIGVMNGPIVAIAHELGFEGNTILEGLVVSIFIAGAFLGGITSSSLVDKLGCRRTLQLATIPLIVGAILSAQAHGLDELLLGRFLVGLGIGVNTVLVSIYISEVSPTKYRGSLGSLCQIGTCTGIIVSLFLGIFSENDSSWWRTMLYISSLPGFALVTGMQFAVESPRWLCKAGRLDDAELVIRNLWGSSKVEKAMEEFQSVIKTDGGDLHSRWSELLEEPNSKVAFIGGALFLLQQFAGINGVLYFSSLTFHDVGITSSALASLCVGVTNFAGALGALYLIDRQGRQRLLIGSYMGMAISMFLVVYAISFPMDEVLSHNLSILGTLMYIFTFAIGAGPATGLIIPELSSSRTRGKIMSFSFSVHWFMQALAASLCWPQHFLLDI, encoded by the exons ATGACATTGACGGCCGTTTTTACCCCGCCGGCGATCACTACTAAATATAGCAACACCACCTCACTTCATATCAATACATCATCAACACTCATTTATTCaccatttcattttcttttttcttcaacCAAACTCACCATCTGTGCTGCAAAAAAGAAGCACCACCATCTTTCAGAATTCATTTCACACAAACCAG ATGGTGAGAATATACGTATGCAAGACAAAGAAAgcagtgaagatgatgatgatgatgatttggGTTGGCTACCTTGCTTTCCTCATGTCTTGACTGCTTCTATGTCCAATTTCCTATTTGGTTTTCACATTGG AGTGATGAATGGTCCTATTGTCGCGATTGCACATGAGCTTGGTTTTGAAGGCAATACAATTCTAGAAGGACTTGTTGTGAGCATATTTATAGCTGGTGCGTTTTTGGGAGGCATAACTTCGAGTTCCTTAGTTGACAAACTTGGTTGTCGGCGTACCCTTCAGCTTGCAACAATACCTCTTATTGTGGGTGCCATTTTGAG TGCGCAAGCCCATGGTTTAGACGAGTTATTGTTAGGACGATTTCTTGTAGGCCTTGGTATCGGAGTAAATACTGTCCTGGTTTCGATATACATTTCAGAG GTGTCTCCGACAAAATATAGGGGTTCACTGGGGTCCTTATGCCAGATCGGCACATGCACTGGAATCATTGTGTCGCTCTTTCTTGGAATTTTCTCAGAGAATGATTCCAGTTG GTGGAGGACGATGCTCTACATCTCAAGTCTCCCTGGTTTCGCACTAGTAACTGGGATGCAGTTTGCTGTAGAAAGCCCCCGCTGGTTATGTAAA GCAGGGAGACTTGATGATGCAGAACTAGTTATCCGCAACCTCTGGGGATCATCTAAAGTTGAAAAGGCCATGGAGGAATTTCAATCAGTCATTAAGACTGATGGTGGTGATTTGCATAGCAGATGGTCAGAACTCCTAGAGGAGCCAAACTCGAAAG TCGCGTTCATCGGAGGTGCTCTTTTCTTACTGCAGCAGTTTGCTGGCATAAATGGAGTTCTTTACTTTTCATCTTTGACTTTTCATGATGTTGGAATCACGAGCAGTGCTTTAGCGAGTCTGTGTGTTGGAGTGACCAACTTTGCAG GCGCACTTGGCGCTTTATACTTGATTGACAGGCAAGGGAGGCAGAGGCTTCTCATAGGAAGTTACATGGGAATG GCAATATCAATGTTTCTCGTGGTCTATGCTATTAGCTTTCCAATGGATGAGGTTCTGAGTCACAACCTATCGATACTGGGAACACTGAT GTACATTTTCACCTTTGCCATTGGAGCTGGTCCAGCAACTGGTCTTATTATACCTGAACTTAGCAGCAGCAGAACACGTGGGAAGATTATGAGCTTCAGTTTCTCAGTTCACTGG TTTATGCAAGCTTTGGCAGCGTCTCTTTGTTGGCCGCAGCATTTTCTTCTAGATATATAG
- the LOC108222853 gene encoding serine/threonine protein phosphatase 2A 59 kDa regulatory subunit B' gamma isoform, with translation MIKQILGKLPRKTSSKSSSSKEGAFASANSSGLVSGVVGNTPKSNSASGKVLNTDSGASHSSNGTHVSQPTSTSVKSNQGKKLGTMGSEKGQVNNNTVYEALPSFKDVPSSEKNNLFVRKLNMCCIVFDFTDPSKNLKEKDIKRQTLLELVEYISSVTSKFNEITMLEITKMIAANLFRALPNHDNKLPYVYDPEDDEPTLEPSWPHLQIVYEFLLRFVASPETDAKLAKRYIDQSFLLKLLELFDSDDQREREYLKTILHRIYGKFMVHRPFIRKSINNVFYTFIFETGHHNGIAELLEILGSIINGFALPLKEEHKHFLVRALIPLHKPKCISMYHQQLSYCITQFVEKDFKLADPVIRGLLKYWPITNSSKEVMLLGELEEVLEATLAAEFQRCMVPLFQQIARCLSSSHFQVAERALFLWNNDHIRNLITQNRKVILPIIFPALENNTRSHWNQAVQSLTVNVKKIFSDADQVLFDECLSKFQEDQIREKETSEKRASTWKRLEDVAASNTGSNEALLDSSFASSVTVSTSTTSQAKTGG, from the exons ATGATTAAGCAGATTTTAGGCAAACTTCCTCGGAAGACGTCGTCTAAATCTTCTAGCAGTAAGGAGGGTGCTTTTGCGTCTGCTAACTCGTCAGGTTTAGTTAGTGGTGTTGTTGGGAATACTCCTAAGAGTAATTCTGCTTCTGGGAAAGTACTTAATACAGATTCGGGAGCTTCTCATTCTAGTAATGGGACACATGTTTCACAACCAACGAGTACTAGTGTTAAATCAAATCAAGGAAAGAAACTAGGGACGATGGGTTCGGAAAAAGGTCAAGTGAATAATAATACTGTTTATGAAGCTTTGCCTAGCTTTAAGGATGTTCCAAGCTCTGAGAAGAATAATCTTTTTGTTAGGAAGTTGAATATGTGCtgtattgtgtttgattttaCTGATCCTTCGAAGAATCTGAAAGAGAAGGATATAAAGCGACAGACCTTGCTTGAGCTTGTCGAGTACATTTCGTCGGTGACGTCCAAGTTCAATGAGATAACAATGCTGGAAATCACGAAAATGATTGCTGCAAATTTGTTTCGAGCACTGCCGAATCATGATAATAAACTACCTTATGTATATGACCCGGAGGATGACGAACCGACTTTGGAGCCATCCTGGCCTCATCTCCAAATTGTATATGAATTTCTTTTGAGATTTGTTGCTTCCCCGGAGACAGATGCAAAACTAGCTAAAAGATACATTGATCAGTCTTTTCTGTTGAAATTACTTGAACTCTTTGACTCAGATGATCAAAGGGAAAGGGAATACTTGAAGACAATCCTTCACCGTATTTATGGAAAGTTCATGGTGCACCGTCCATTTATTAGAAAATCCATTAACAACGTCTTCTACACTTTTATATTTGAGACGGGCCACCATAATGGAATTGCAGAATTGCTTGAGATCTTGGGTAGTATTATCAATGGATTTGCACTTCCCTTGAAGGAAGAGCACAAACACTTCCTTGTCCGTGCACTGATTCCCCTACACAAACCCAAATGCATATCAATGTACCACCAGCAACTTTCTTATTGCATTACCcagtttgtggagaaagattTCAAGCTGGCTGACCCAGTGATCCGAGGTCTACTAAAGTATTGGCCGATAACTAATAGCTCAAAAGAGGTTATGCTACTTGGTGAGCTAGAAGAAGTTCTGGAAGCTACCCTAGCAGCCGAATTTCAACGGTGCATGGTCCCATTGTTCCAACAAATTGCTCGCTGCCTCAGCAGTTCACACTTTCAG GTAGCCGAGCGTGCATTGTTCCTATGGAATAATGATCACATAAGGAATCTTATTACTCAGAATCGCAAGGTTATACTTCCAATAATTTTCCCGGCATTGGAAAACAACACCAGGAGTCATTGGAATCAAGCTGTTCAGAGCTTGACAGtgaatgttaaaaaaatcttttCCGATGCAGATCAAGTACTTTTCGACGAGTGCCTATCCAAATTCCAAGAAGATCAGATCAGGGAAAAAGAAACATCGGAGAAACGAGCATCCACCTGGAAGCGGTTGGAAGATGTCGCAGCATCCAACACTGGGAGCAACGAGGCATTGCTCGACTCTAGTTTTGCTTCCTCTGTCACAGTATCTACTAGCACAACTTCTCAAGCCAAGACAGGTGGTTGA
- the LOC108222856 gene encoding uncharacterized protein LOC108222856 isoform X3: MLKKLNNMLNAFKAYKACVPIAWSPNLYITLVRGIPGTRKLHRRTLEALRLRKCNRTVMRWNTPTVRGMLQQVKRLVVIETEEMYKARKQKIADHQAIRPPLVVNHFPKPANGSSQQSM; this comes from the exons AT GTTGAAGAAATTAAACAACATGTTGAATGCCTTCAAGGCTTATAAAGCTTGTGTTCCAATTGCATGGAGTCCAAACCTATACATAACTTTGGTCAGGGGAATACCAGGAACCAGGAAGCTGCATAGACGTACACTAGAAGCATTACGTTTACGGAAGTGCAATCGTACTGTCATGCGATGGAACACTCCTACTGTTAGAGGAATGCTTCAACAG GTTAAAAGATTGGTTGTGATCGAGACAGAAGAAATGTACAAAGCTCGGAAACAAAAGATTGCTGACCATCAAGCTATACGACCGCCACTTGTTGTAAACCATTTTCCTAAGCCTGCAAATGGTTCTTCCCAGCAATCCATGTAA
- the LOC108222856 gene encoding uncharacterized protein LOC108222856 isoform X4 gives MLNAFKAYKACVPIAWSPNLYITLVRGIPGTRKLHRRTLEALRLRKCNRTVMRWNTPTVRGMLQQVKRLVVIETEEMYKARKQKIADHQAIRPPLVVNHFPKPANGSSQQSM, from the exons ATGTTGAATGCCTTCAAGGCTTATAAAGCTTGTGTTCCAATTGCATGGAGTCCAAACCTATACATAACTTTGGTCAGGGGAATACCAGGAACCAGGAAGCTGCATAGACGTACACTAGAAGCATTACGTTTACGGAAGTGCAATCGTACTGTCATGCGATGGAACACTCCTACTGTTAGAGGAATGCTTCAACAG GTTAAAAGATTGGTTGTGATCGAGACAGAAGAAATGTACAAAGCTCGGAAACAAAAGATTGCTGACCATCAAGCTATACGACCGCCACTTGTTGTAAACCATTTTCCTAAGCCTGCAAATGGTTCTTCCCAGCAATCCATGTAA
- the LOC108222854 gene encoding endoglucanase 11: MESKHMQKKAWHCLYALSLIFLFSNARASDYAEALTKSLLYFEAQRSGRLPYNQRVPWRDHSGLTDGLEQGADLVGGYYDAGDHVKFGLPMAFTVTMLSWGVIEYGKEMASAGELEHALEAIKWGTDYFMKAHTSPNVLWAEVGDGDTDHYCWQRPEDMTTSRQAYKIDETNPGSDLAGETAAAMAAASIVFKKTNPHYSHILLHHAQQVFEFGDKYRGKYDRSVGVVKSYYASVSGYMDELLWGAIWLYKATDREEYINYVINKAHSFGGIGWAITEFSWDVKFAGIQILASKLLSEEKHKNYGGILEEYRSKAEFYICSCLNKNNGINNIDRTNGGLLFTRQWNNMQYVSSASFLLTVYSDFLANLNQHLSCPRGNASPGELLALAKSQVDYILGLNPKNISYLVGYGLNYPTKVHHRGASIVSYREKKGFIGCTQGYDEWYSHNGSNPNVLVGALVGGPDRDDEFLDDRGNYVQTEACTYNTAPLVGVLAKLNQLYGLQLIGSY, translated from the exons ATGGAGAGCAAGCATATGCAGAAGAAAGCCTGGCATTGCTTATATGCATTGTCCCTGATCTTTCTCTTCTCCAATGCGCGTGCTTCTGACTACGCAGAAGCTCTCACCAAGTCTCTTCTATACTTCGAGGCACAACGCTCTGGTCGTCTGCCTTACAACCAAAGAGTTCCCTGGCGTGACCATTCCGGTCTAACTGATGGCCTAGAACAAGGA GCTGATTTAGTTGGAGGGTACTACGATGCTGGTGACCATGTAAAATTCGGATTGCCTATGGCATTTACGGTCACAATGTTGTCGTGGGGTGTCATTGAATATGGCAAAGAGATGGCTAGTGCCGGAGAATTGGAGCATGCCTTGGAGGCTATCAAGTGGGGAACTGATTACTTCATGAAAGCTCACACTAGTCCAAATGTGTTATGGGCAGAG GTAGGTGATGGAGACACGGATCACTACTGCTGGCAGAGACCGGAGGACATGACAACCTCACGACAGGCCTACAAGATAGACGAAACCAATCCAGGCTCGGATCTGGCAGGCGAGACCGCTGCAGCAATGGCAGCAGCCTCAATTGTGTTCAAAAAAACTAACCCACATTACTCTCATATATTACTGCACCACGCTCAACAG GTGTTTGAATTTGGAGACAAGTATAGAGGCAAATATGACAGGAGTGTGGGAGTAGTGAAGAGTTACTATGCATCAGTGAGTGGGTACATGGATGAGTTATTATGGGGAGCCATTTGGTTATACAAAGCCACCGACAGAGAGGAGTATATAAATTATGTCATTAACAAGGCTCATTCATTTGGTGGCATTGGATGGGCTATTACTGAATTTAGCTGGGATGTTAAATTTGCTGGTATACAAATTCTTGCTTCCAAG CTACTCTCTGAAGAAAAGCACAAAAACTATGGGGGCATACTTGAGGAATACAGATCAAAAGCCGAGTTCTACATCTGTTCATGCCTAAACAAAAACAATGGCATCAACAACATTGACCGGACCAATGGTGGCCTATTGTTCACACGCCAGTGGAACAACATGCAATATGTATCATCTGCGTCTTTTCTTCTAACAGTCTACTCGGATTTTCTTGCAAATTTAAACCAACACCTGAGTTGCCCGAGAGGAAATGCCTCACCAGGGGAACTTTTGGCTCTAGCCAAATCTCAGGTCGATTATATTTTAGGCTTGAACCCCAAAAACATCAGTTACTTGGTGGGATATGGTTTAAACTATCCGACCAAAGTGCACCACAGGGGTGCATCAATTGTCTCGTATAGAGAAAAGAAAGGGTTCATTGGGTGCACTCAGGGGTATGACGAGTGGTACAGTCACAACGGGTCAAATCCCAACGTTCTAGTTGGAGCTCTGGTGGGAGGCCCTGACCGAGACGATGAGTTTCTTGATGATAGAGGAAATTATGTGCAAACTGAGGCATGTACATATAACACAGCCCCCCTTGTTGGGGTTCTTGCAAAGTTGAATCAATTGTATGGTTTGCAGTTGATTGGTTCTTATTAG
- the LOC108222856 gene encoding uncharacterized protein LOC108222856 isoform X1, with protein sequence MDLGSLVGLKPWLSSVISRPLLFRLKKLNNMLNAFKAYKACVPIAWSPNLYITLVRGIPGTRKLHRRTLEALRLRKCNRTVMRWNTPTVRGMLQQVKRLVVIETEEMYKARKQKIADHQAIRPPLVVNHFPKPANGSSQQSM encoded by the exons ATGGATTTGGGTAGTCTTGTCGGTCTAAAACCCTGGTTGTCGTCGGTTATATCTCGGCCACTTTTGTTCAG GTTGAAGAAATTAAACAACATGTTGAATGCCTTCAAGGCTTATAAAGCTTGTGTTCCAATTGCATGGAGTCCAAACCTATACATAACTTTGGTCAGGGGAATACCAGGAACCAGGAAGCTGCATAGACGTACACTAGAAGCATTACGTTTACGGAAGTGCAATCGTACTGTCATGCGATGGAACACTCCTACTGTTAGAGGAATGCTTCAACAG GTTAAAAGATTGGTTGTGATCGAGACAGAAGAAATGTACAAAGCTCGGAAACAAAAGATTGCTGACCATCAAGCTATACGACCGCCACTTGTTGTAAACCATTTTCCTAAGCCTGCAAATGGTTCTTCCCAGCAATCCATGTAA
- the LOC108222855 gene encoding probable plastidic glucose transporter 1 isoform X1 — protein MTLTAVFTPPAITTKYSNTTSLHINTSSTLIYSPFHFLFSSTKLTICAAKKKHHHLSEFISHKPDGENIRMQDKESSEDDDDDDLGWLPCFPHVLTASMSNFLFGFHIGVMNGPIVAIAHELGFEGNTILEGLVVSIFIAGAFLGGITSSSLVDKLGCRRTLQLATIPLIVGAILSAQAHGLDELLLGRFLVGLGIGVNTVLVSIYISEVSPTKYRGSLGSLCQIGTCTGIIVSLFLGIFSENDSSWWRTMLYISSLPGFALVTGMQFAVESPRWLCKAGRLDDAELVIRNLWGSSKVEKAMEEFQSVIKTDGGDLHSRWSELLEEPNSKVAFIGGALFLLQQFAGINGVLYFSSLTFHDVGITSSALASLCVGVTNFAGALGALYLIDRQGRQRLLIGSYMGMAISMFLVVYAISFPMDEVLSHNLSILGTLMYIFTFAIGAGPATGLIIPELSSSRTRGKIMSFSFSVHWVCNFLIGLFFLDLVKTFGVAPVYASFGSVSLLAAAFSSRYIVETKGRSLEEIEMSLNLNFPPKEK, from the exons ATGACATTGACGGCCGTTTTTACCCCGCCGGCGATCACTACTAAATATAGCAACACCACCTCACTTCATATCAATACATCATCAACACTCATTTATTCaccatttcattttcttttttcttcaacCAAACTCACCATCTGTGCTGCAAAAAAGAAGCACCACCATCTTTCAGAATTCATTTCACACAAACCAG ATGGTGAGAATATACGTATGCAAGACAAAGAAAgcagtgaagatgatgatgatgatgatttggGTTGGCTACCTTGCTTTCCTCATGTCTTGACTGCTTCTATGTCCAATTTCCTATTTGGTTTTCACATTGG AGTGATGAATGGTCCTATTGTCGCGATTGCACATGAGCTTGGTTTTGAAGGCAATACAATTCTAGAAGGACTTGTTGTGAGCATATTTATAGCTGGTGCGTTTTTGGGAGGCATAACTTCGAGTTCCTTAGTTGACAAACTTGGTTGTCGGCGTACCCTTCAGCTTGCAACAATACCTCTTATTGTGGGTGCCATTTTGAG TGCGCAAGCCCATGGTTTAGACGAGTTATTGTTAGGACGATTTCTTGTAGGCCTTGGTATCGGAGTAAATACTGTCCTGGTTTCGATATACATTTCAGAG GTGTCTCCGACAAAATATAGGGGTTCACTGGGGTCCTTATGCCAGATCGGCACATGCACTGGAATCATTGTGTCGCTCTTTCTTGGAATTTTCTCAGAGAATGATTCCAGTTG GTGGAGGACGATGCTCTACATCTCAAGTCTCCCTGGTTTCGCACTAGTAACTGGGATGCAGTTTGCTGTAGAAAGCCCCCGCTGGTTATGTAAA GCAGGGAGACTTGATGATGCAGAACTAGTTATCCGCAACCTCTGGGGATCATCTAAAGTTGAAAAGGCCATGGAGGAATTTCAATCAGTCATTAAGACTGATGGTGGTGATTTGCATAGCAGATGGTCAGAACTCCTAGAGGAGCCAAACTCGAAAG TCGCGTTCATCGGAGGTGCTCTTTTCTTACTGCAGCAGTTTGCTGGCATAAATGGAGTTCTTTACTTTTCATCTTTGACTTTTCATGATGTTGGAATCACGAGCAGTGCTTTAGCGAGTCTGTGTGTTGGAGTGACCAACTTTGCAG GCGCACTTGGCGCTTTATACTTGATTGACAGGCAAGGGAGGCAGAGGCTTCTCATAGGAAGTTACATGGGAATG GCAATATCAATGTTTCTCGTGGTCTATGCTATTAGCTTTCCAATGGATGAGGTTCTGAGTCACAACCTATCGATACTGGGAACACTGAT GTACATTTTCACCTTTGCCATTGGAGCTGGTCCAGCAACTGGTCTTATTATACCTGAACTTAGCAGCAGCAGAACACGTGGGAAGATTATGAGCTTCAGTTTCTCAGTTCACTGG GTTTGTAACTTTCTAATCGGTTTGTTCTTTCTTGATTTGGTGAAAACATTTGGCGTCGCCCCAGTTTATGCAAGCTTTGGCAGCGTCTCTTTGTTGGCCGCAGCATTTTCTTCTAGATATATAGTTGAAACTAAAGGACGATCCCTTGAAGAAATTGAGATGTCGCTAAATCTAAATTTCCCACCAAAAGAAAAGTGA
- the LOC108222856 gene encoding uncharacterized protein LOC108222856 isoform X2 — MGLRLMLISVLKKLNNMLNAFKAYKACVPIAWSPNLYITLVRGIPGTRKLHRRTLEALRLRKCNRTVMRWNTPTVRGMLQQVKRLVVIETEEMYKARKQKIADHQAIRPPLVVNHFPKPANGSSQQSM, encoded by the exons ATGGGTCTTCGTTTAATGCTGATATCAGT GTTGAAGAAATTAAACAACATGTTGAATGCCTTCAAGGCTTATAAAGCTTGTGTTCCAATTGCATGGAGTCCAAACCTATACATAACTTTGGTCAGGGGAATACCAGGAACCAGGAAGCTGCATAGACGTACACTAGAAGCATTACGTTTACGGAAGTGCAATCGTACTGTCATGCGATGGAACACTCCTACTGTTAGAGGAATGCTTCAACAG GTTAAAAGATTGGTTGTGATCGAGACAGAAGAAATGTACAAAGCTCGGAAACAAAAGATTGCTGACCATCAAGCTATACGACCGCCACTTGTTGTAAACCATTTTCCTAAGCCTGCAAATGGTTCTTCCCAGCAATCCATGTAA